In Brienomyrus brachyistius isolate T26 unplaced genomic scaffold, BBRACH_0.4 scaffold788, whole genome shotgun sequence, a single window of DNA contains:
- the LOC125729839 gene encoding LOW QUALITY PROTEIN: splicing factor U2AF 65 kDa subunit-like (The sequence of the model RefSeq protein was modified relative to this genomic sequence to represent the inferred CDS: inserted 1 base in 1 codon; substituted 1 base at 1 genomic stop codon): LLTSFGPLKAFNLVKDSATSLSKGXAFXEYVDISATDQAVAGLNGMQLGDKKLIVQRASVGAKNANATAIIETPVTLQVPGLQRLQSSGMPTEVLCLLNMVMPEELVDDEDYEEILEDIREECCKYGNVRSIEIPRPVDSVEVPGCG, encoded by the exons ctcttgacgtcgttcggacctcttaaggccttcaaccttgtgaaggacagtgccacgtcactgtctaagggttaggCTT gtgaatacgtggacatcagtgccactgaccag gccgtggctggactcaatggcatgcagctcggagacaagaagctcatcgtccagcgggcaagcgtgggggctaagaatgccaacgct acggccatcatcgagacgccggtgacgctgcaggttccagggctgcagcggctgcagagctccggcatgcccacggaggtgctgtgcctcctcaacatggtcatgcccgaggagctggtggacgacgaggactacgaggagatcctggaggacatccgggaggagtgttgcaagtacggcaacgtgcgctccatcgagattccgcggcccgtcgatagcgtggaggtgcctggctgtggc